From Glycine max cultivar Williams 82 chromosome 11, Glycine_max_v4.0, whole genome shotgun sequence, the proteins below share one genomic window:
- the WRKY19 gene encoding WRKY transcription factor 19, whose amino-acid sequence MTTSFSDLLSSPTSNHHNLGGFERPHHESYSSDQTGSSGGVPKFKSTPPPSLPLSHNHPQTPIFSPSSYFNIPHGLSLAELLDSPVLLNSSNVLPSPTAGSFGGQGFNWKSSYGESQQHIKEEDKSFSSFSFPTQTHPPLPSSTGFQSSTGIVQTGWSFPETAKQDGFASRISMSMVKTETTSAMQSLTPENNNHRNGFQSDHKNYQPQQVQTLSRRSDDGYNWRKYGQKQVKGSENPRSYYKCTYPNCPTKKKVEKSLDGQITEIVYKGTHNHPKPQAAKRNSLSASSSLAIPHSNHGSNELPHHQMDSVATPENSSISMDDDDFDHTKSGGDEFDNDEPDAKRWRIEGENEGISAVGSRTVREPRVVVQTTSDIDILDDGYRWRKYGQKVVKGNPNPRSYYKCTFPGCPVRKHVERASQDLRAVITTYEGKHNHDVPAARGSGNNSISRSLPIITNTTNNTTSVATSISTNNNSLQSLRPPAPPERPSLSHFNPNMQHSSGSFGFSGFGNPLMGSYMNQQSYNNVFTTTRDKEEPGDDSFLDSLLC is encoded by the exons ATGACCACTTCTTTCTCTGACCTTCTTTCTTCTCCCACCTCCAATCACCACAATCTCGGAGGCTTCGAAAGACCTCATCATGAGTCCTACTCGTCGGATCAAACAGGTTCTTCAGGCGGTGTGCCAAAATTCAAGTCCACACCccctccttctctccctcttagCCATAATCATCCTCAAACACCAatattttctccttcttcttacTTTAACATCCCTCATGGGTTAAGCCTCGCTGAACTTCTTGACTCCCCCGTTCTCCTTAACTCTTCCAAC GTTCTGCCATCTCCAACAGCTGGATCATTTGGTGGTCAAGGCTTCAATTGGAAGAGCAGTTATGGGGAAAGCCAGCAGCATAtcaaagaagaagacaaaagcTTCTCTAGTTTCTCCTTCCCAACACAAACACACCCTCCTCTTCCATCTTCAACTGGATTTCAATCTTCAACCGGCATAGTTCAAACC GGATGGAGTTTTCCAGAAACTGCTAAACAGGATGgttttgcttcaagaataagtATGAGCATGGTGAAAACTGAAACCACTTCTGCCATGCAGAGTTTGACCCCTGAGAATAATAACCACAGGAATGGTTTTCAATCAGATCATAAAAACTACCAACCACAACAAGTTCAGACCTTGAGCAGAAGATCAGATGATGGGTACAATTGGAGGAAATATGGGCAAAAGCAAgtgaaaggaagtgaaaatcCAAGAAGCTACTACAAGTGCACATACCCCAATTgtccaacaaagaaaaaagttgagAAATCCTTAGATGGACAAATTACCGAGATAGTTTACAAAGGCACTCATAACCATCCCAAGCCTCAAGCTGCCAAGAGGAACTCATTGTCTGCCTCATCATCACTTGCAATTCCTCATTCAAATCATGGCAGCAATGAACTACCACATCATCAAATGGATTCGGTTGCCACTCCTGAAAATTCATCAATTTCAATGgatgatgatgattttgatCATACTAAATCAGGAGGAGATGAGTTTGATAATGATGAACCTGATGCCAAAAGATG GAGAATAGAAGGTGAAAATGAGGGTATATCAGCTGTAGGAAGTAGAACAGTGAGAGAACCCAGAGTTGTGGTTCAGACAACCAGTGACATCGATATTCTAGATGATGGATACAGGTGGAGGAAATATGGACAGAAAGTGGTCAAGGGAAATCCAAATCCAAG GAGTTACTACAAGTGCACATTCCCAGGATGTCCAGTGAGGAAGCACGTAGAGAGAGCCTCACAAGACCTAAGGGCAGTGATCACAACCTATGAGGGAAAACACAACCATGACGTGCCTGCAGCACGTGGCAGTGGCAACAACTCTATCAGTAGATCATTGCCAATAATAACCAATACAACAAACAACACCACTAGTGTAGCAACTTCTATCAGCACTAATAACAATTCTCTTCAGAGTCTTAGACCACCAGCTCCACCAGAAAGGCCATCATTATCACACTTCAACCCTAATATGCAGCACAGTTCAGGAAGCTTTGGATTCTCAGGGTTTGGAAATCCATTAATGGGGTCTTACATGAATCAACAATCTTACAATAATGTTTTCACCACCACTAGAGACAAGGAGGAGCCTGGAGATGACTCGTTTCTTGACTCTTTGCTATGTTAA
- the LOC100788611 gene encoding uncharacterized protein encodes MEPPAAKHGSLWNILVRLFSFAVLIFAARFAIIVTVRGGTCDSADFCFFSDNLTLSATSRISDAEDPYSGMNWRRSVEHYAAVFQDLIAEGFLSPNSRALCIDTPSGEDVLALKEVGVIDSVGIFKKPSPPLILHGDPRRHPFSGDAFDFEFSGNGGLERSPRPAEFAAEVCRTLRPGGFAAVHAAVRDAYSFDSFLELFNCFELIRTREINSVDSSPVLEILMKKKNKNPNFEIKTLISGNFVKKCSVKGYKREIIENAEALIEEEPLKPWIILKKIVKNIKYLTSLVDISFKNRYVYVDVGARSYGSSIGSWFRKQYPKQNRTFEVYAIEADKSFHEDYREKRGVTLLPYAAWVRNETLFFEITRDPIKNVMMRGRGMGRINPVQTSSSHMGDKDKIQGFDFAEWLMSTVTKRDFVVVKMDVEGTEFHLIPRLIQTGAICLIDELFLECHYNRWQRCCPGQRSAKYHKTYSQCLDLFTSLRNYGVLVHQWW; translated from the coding sequence ATGGAGCCACCCGCAGCGAAACACGGCTCCCTGTGGAACATTCTAGTTCGTCTCTTCTCCTTCGCCGTCCTCATCTTCGCCGCGAGATTCGCCATCATCGTCACCGTCCGCGGCGGAACCTGCGACTCCGCCGATTTCtgcttcttctccgacaacctCACTCTCTCCGCCACCTCCCGCATCTCCGACGCCGAAGATCCGTATTCCGGCATGAACTGGCGCCGCTCCGTCGAGCACTACGCCGCCGTCTTCCAGGACCTCATCGCCGAGGGCTTCCTCTCCCCGAACTCCCGCGCTCTCTGCATCGACACTCCCTCCGGCGAGGACGTCCTCGCGCTGAAAGAGGTCGGCGTCATCGACTCCGTCGGAATCTTCAAGAAACCGTCGCCGCCGCTAATCCTCCACGGCGACCCCCGCCGACATCCGTTCTCCGGCGACGCCTTCGACTTCGAGTTTTCCGGCAACGGCGGCCTGGAGCGGTCACCTCGGCCAGCCGAATTCGCCGCCGAGGTCTGCCGCACGCTCCGTCCCGGCGGCTTCGCAGCAGTCCACGCGGCGGTGAGAGATGCTTACAGCTTCGACTCTTTCCTTGAACTGTTCAATTGCTTTGAACTGATCAGAACACGAGAAATCAACAGTGTTGATTCATCTCCGGTTCTTGAAATtttgatgaagaagaaaaacaaaaaccctAATTTCGAAATCAAAACCCTAATCAGTGGCAATTTCGTGAAAAAGTGCTCTGTTAAGGGTTACAAACgtgaaataattgaaaatgcaGAGGCATTGATAGAGGAAGAGCCATTGAAACCTTGGATTATACTGAAGAAAATTGTGAAGAACATAAAGTACTTAACTTCTTTGGTTGACATAAGCTTTAAGAATAGGTATGTGTATGTTGATGTTGGAGCTAGAAGCTATGGTTCAAGCATTGGAAGTTGGTTTAGGAAACAGTACCCAAAGCAGAATAGAACCTTTGAGGTTTATGCAATTGAGGCTGATAAGTCATTTCATGAAGATTATAGGGAAAAGAGAGGGGTCACATTGTTGCCCTATGCAGCATGGGTGAGGAATGAGACATTGTTCTTTGAGATCACCAGAGACCCAATCAAGAATGTGATGATGAGAGGGAGAGGAATGGGGAGGATCAACCCTGTGCAAACCTCTTCTAGCCATATGGGTGATAAGGACAAGATTCAGGGTTTTGATTTTGCAGAGTGGCTCATGAGCACTGTTACAAAGAGGGATTTTGTGGTGGTGAAGATGGATGTGGAAGGGACCGAGTTTCATCTCATACCAAGGTTGATTCAGACTGGGGCTATTTGTTTGATTGATGAGCTTTTTCTTGAGTGCCATTACAATAGGTGGCAGAGATGCTGCCCTGGTCAGAGAAGTGCAAAGTATCACAAGACCTATTCTCAGTGCTTGGATCTGTTTACTTCACTTAGAAATTATGGAGTTCTTGTACATCAATGGTGGTGA
- the LOC100787550 gene encoding cation/H(+) antiporter 14: MDIERKDQLSSYGMIGNEKFVCQYVLKHTSRGVWYGDNPLHHDTSVLFIEIIVMYIVGRITYLLLRPCHQTFLISQIVAGIILGPLFLGQHNSSYEMIFPTASKMTLTTFAEFGMIIHFFQIGVQINPMLILKIEKQAIAIGLIGNISSIALGGIIFNIVKGMYPEGMENTGIHVLVISSSVSTFPVISGFLAEMNILNSEIGRMAISISMISDLCMWVMYFVVINSAKAVEQQTYKPITEIAVTICYFSILFFFLRPLVIWISNRNPQGKPMTESHFLSIICILLFVGFSASMLGQPPFLVAFCFGLILPDGPPLGSVLAERLDTVGSTFMVPSYCTITGLRTDVPSLVESKTVTIEVILISTYVGKFMGTILPSLHFHIEFWDSFALALIMCCKGLVDLCVLNMLLNVKAIEELPFTLAIFTMVAITGLASIVVHYIYDPSRRYKAYIRKTIKDGQHEPDIKILVCVHNEENVYPMINLLQASNPTNVTPISIFVLHLIELSGRAISTLTKNKSTNKSSQHIKNAFDQFQMHNRGCVMLQYFNAITPYLSMHDDICYMAMDSKSNIVIMPFHKQWSINGNVEYSNASIRILNQNVLRKAPCSVGIFIDRSQMNGKLLVIYEKSFCEIAMVFLGGGDDQEALAYSLRIAQHPNVRLTVFWITFKIQGNKRKTKNPYIDLMEHIRYSSYHEGKVTFKEEIVEDGEGTTQVIRSIEGQYKLVVVGRHYIKDSPCTLGLTEWCELPELGPLGNLLATSDFTFSVLVVQQQPPFNHEYRYIR; this comes from the exons ATGGATATTGAAAGGAAAGATCAATTGAGTTCTTATGGAATGATTGGCAATGAGAAATTCGTATGCCAATATGTTTTGAAACACACAAGCAGAGGTGTTTGGTATGGAGACAATCCCCTTCATCATGACACATCTGTCTTATTTATCGAGattattgttatgtatattGTCGGTAGAATCACTTATCTCTTGTTAAGGCCTTGTCATCAAACCTTTCTTATTTCACAGATTGtg GCTGGAATCATACTGGGCCCTTTATTTCTAGGTCAACACAATTCAAGTTATGAGATGATATTTCCAACAGCAAGCAAAATGACACTCACAACATTTGCAGAATTTGGCATGATAatccatttctttcaaatagGGGTGCAAATCAATCCCATGCTAATCTTAAAGATAGAAAAGCAAGCAATAGCAATTGGTCTAATAGGAAACATATCTTCTATAGCACTTGGTggtataattttcaatattgtTAAAGGAATGTACCCTGAAGGGATGGAAAACACTGGTATTCATGTTTTAGTGATATCATCTTCAGTGTCTACATTTCCTGTTATTAGTGGCTTCCTTGCTGAGATGAACATTCTTAATTCAGAAATTGGACGCATGGCTATATCCATTTCCATGATTAGTGATTTATGCATGTGGGTAATGTATTTTGTGGTAATCAATAGTGCTAAAGCAGTGGAACAACAAACATATAAACCTATTACAGAAATAGCTGTGACAATTTGTTATTTCTCcatcttattcttttttctaaGGCCGTTGGTTATATGGATCTCCAACCGCAATCCACAAGGAAAGCCTATGACAGAAAGTCATTTCTTATCAATCATTTGTATATTACTATTTGTTGGATTCTCTGCAAGTATGTTAGGCCAACCTCCATTCCTTGTTGCGTTTTGTTTTGGCTTGATCTTACCGGATGGTCCCCCATTAGGTTCTGTCCTGGCAGAAAGACTTGACACTGTTGGTTCTACTTTTATGGTTCCATCTTATTGTACTATTACTGGCCTCAGGACTGATGTTCCTTCATTAGTAGAATCCAAGACAGTAACCATAGAGGTTATCTTAATTTCAACATACGTAGGAAAGTTTATGGGAACCATTTTACCATCGCTTCACTTTCATATTGAATTTTGGGATTCTTTTGCACTAGCTCTAATCATGTGTTGCAAAGGCCTTGTTGATCTTTGCGTCCTCAACATGTTATTGAATGTTAAG GCAATAGAAGAACTACCTTTCACCCTTGCTATATTTACTATGGTGGCCATAACTGGATTGGCATCTATAGTTGTTCATTACATATATGATCCTTCAAGGAGGTATAAAGCATATATTAGAAAGACAATTAAGGATGGACAACATGAACCTGATATCAAAATACTTGTTTGTGTTCACAATGAAGAAAATGTATATCCAATGATCAACCTTCTCCAAGCCTCCAACCCTACAAATGTTACGCCCATTTCAATCTTTGTCCTACATCTTATAGAGCTCTCAGGCAGGGCAATTTCCACTCTCACAAAAAATAAGAGTACTAACAAGTCATCTCAACACATAAAGAACGCCTTTGATCAATTTCAAATGCATAACAGAGGGTGTGTCATGTTGCAATATTTCAATGCAATTACCCCATATTTAAGCATGCACGATGATATATGCTACATGGCAATGGACTCCAAGTCTAACATTGTGATTATGCCATTTCATAAGCAATGGTCCATCAATGGAAATGTTGAGTACTCCAATGCTTCAATTAGGATACTAAACCAAAATGTTTTAAGGAAAGCTCCTTGCTCAGTTGGAATCTTTATAGATCGAAGCCAAATGAATGGCAAACTCTTAGTCATATATGAGAAGTCATTTTGTGAAATTGCCATGGTCTTCTTAGGTGGAGGTGATGACCAAGAGGCCTTGGCTTATAGTTTACGCATAGCTCAACATCCAAATGTGAGACTAACAGTCTTTTGgataacatttaaaatacaaggcaacaaaaggaaaacaaagaatCCTTACATTGACTTGATGGAGCACATACGTTATAGTAGTTACCATGAAGGCAAAGTAACATTCAAGGAAGAGATTGTGGAAGATGGAGAAGGAACAACACAAGTTATTCGAAGCATAGAAGGACAATATAAGTTGGTCGTAGTCGGTAGACATTACATTAAAGACTCTCCATGTACACTAGGCTTGACAGAATGGTGTGAACTTCCTGAGCTTGGTCCACTTGGGAACCTCTTAGCCACATCAGATTTTACATTTTCAGTTTTGGTTGTGCAACAACAACCCCCCTTTAATCATGAATATCGGTATATTAGGTGA